One window of the Fusobacterium animalis 7_1 genome contains the following:
- the rpsF gene encoding 30S ribosomal protein S6: protein MRKYEIMYIINPTVLEEGREETINQVNALLTSNGATITKTEKWGERKLAYPIDKKKSGFYVLTTFEIDGTKLAEVEAKVNIMESVMRYIVVRQD, encoded by the coding sequence ATGAGAAAATATGAAATCATGTACATCATCAATCCTACTGTTTTAGAAGAAGGTAGAGAAGAAACAATAAACCAAGTAAATGCTTTATTAACTTCAAATGGAGCTACAATAACTAAAACAGAAAAATGGGGAGAAAGAAAACTTGCTTATCCAATAGATAAGAAAAAATCTGGTTTTTATGTACTAACTACTTTTGAGATTGACGGAACAAAATTAGCAGAAGTAGAAGCTAAGGTAAATATTATGGAATCTGTAATGAGATACATAGTTGTTAGACAAGACTAA
- a CDS encoding ATP-binding protein, giving the protein MKKGIGVGIEDFREVIREDCYYFDKTNYIEELIKDKTKIKLFTRPRRFGKTLNMSTLKYFFDVKNAEENRKLFKDLYIEKSEYFKEQGQYPVIFITLKDLKKNTWKEMNFEIKELLRNLYDEFNFIRDTLSISDLREFDKIWLKEEDANYDSSLLNLTKYLYNYYKKEVVLLIDEYDSPLITANQRGYYKDSINFFRNFLSLALKTNSYLKMGVLTGIVQVAKEGIFSGLNNIRTYNILGDKFETFFGLTEEEVEEALKYFEMIYEIEEVKRWYDGYKFGNSEVYNPWSIINYLADRGLQAYWVNTSDNALIYDNLKNSTVDVFNDLQTLFEGKEIKKEISPFFTFEELSKFDGIWQLMVYNGYLKLNKKLEDNEYMLKIPNYEIQTFFKKGFIDKFLVSSNCFNPMMRALLEGNIEKFERRLQDIFLINTSFHDLKGEKVYHSLFLGMLIWLRDNYEVKSNGERGHGRYDAMLIPLDKIKPAFVFEFKVSKTIKGLTTKAEEALAQIKEKKYDAGLKEKGISKVYRIGIAFKGKNVKVKYEIA; this is encoded by the coding sequence ATGAAAAAGGGAATAGGAGTAGGAATAGAAGATTTTAGAGAAGTTATAAGAGAGGATTGTTACTATTTTGATAAAACAAATTATATAGAGGAATTAATAAAAGATAAAACAAAAATAAAATTATTTACCCGTCCAAGAAGATTTGGAAAGACATTGAATATGTCAACATTAAAATACTTTTTTGATGTAAAAAATGCAGAAGAAAATAGAAAATTATTTAAAGATTTGTATATAGAAAAATCAGAATATTTTAAAGAACAAGGGCAATATCCAGTTATTTTCATTACATTAAAAGATTTGAAAAAGAATACTTGGAAAGAAATGAATTTTGAAATTAAAGAATTACTTAGAAATTTATATGATGAATTTAATTTTATTAGAGATACTTTAAGTATAAGTGATTTAAGAGAATTTGATAAGATTTGGCTAAAAGAAGAAGATGCAAACTATGATAGTTCTTTACTAAATCTTACAAAATATTTATATAATTACTATAAAAAAGAAGTGGTTTTATTAATAGATGAATATGATAGTCCACTAATAACAGCTAATCAAAGAGGATACTATAAAGATTCAATAAACTTTTTTAGGAATTTTTTAAGTTTAGCTTTAAAAACAAATTCATATTTAAAAATGGGAGTATTAACTGGAATAGTTCAAGTAGCAAAAGAAGGGATATTTTCAGGTTTAAATAATATTAGAACTTATAATATATTAGGAGATAAGTTTGAAACATTTTTTGGTCTAACAGAAGAAGAAGTAGAAGAAGCACTAAAATATTTTGAAATGATTTATGAAATAGAAGAAGTTAAAAGATGGTATGATGGTTATAAGTTTGGAAATTCAGAAGTATATAATCCTTGGTCAATAATAAATTATCTGGCAGATAGAGGTTTACAAGCCTATTGGGTAAATACCTCAGATAATGCATTAATCTATGATAATTTAAAAAATTCAACAGTAGATGTATTTAATGATTTGCAAACTCTGTTTGAAGGTAAGGAGATAAAAAAAGAAATAAGTCCATTTTTTACTTTTGAAGAATTATCAAAATTTGATGGAATATGGCAGTTAATGGTATATAATGGATATTTAAAATTAAATAAAAAGTTAGAAGATAATGAATATATGCTAAAAATACCAAACTATGAAATACAGACATTCTTTAAAAAAGGTTTTATAGATAAATTTTTGGTGAGTAGTAACTGCTTTAATCCAATGATGAGAGCATTATTAGAAGGGAATATAGAAAAATTTGAAAGAAGATTACAAGATATATTTTTAATAAATACAAGTTTTCATGATTTAAAAGGAGAAAAAGTTTATCATTCTTTATTTTTAGGAATGCTAATTTGGTTAAGAGATAATTATGAAGTAAAATCAAATGGAGAAAGAGGACACGGAAGATATGATGCAATGTTAATTCCATTAGATAAAATAAAACCAGCTTTTGTATTTGAATTTAAAGTATCAAAGACAATAAAGGGATTAACTACAAAAGCAGAGGAAGCCTTAGCACAAATAAAAGAAAAGAAATATGATGCAGGATTAAAAGAAAAGGGAATATCAAAAGTATATAGAATAGGAATAGCATTTAAAGGTAAAAATGTAAAAGTTAAATATGAAATAGCGTAG
- a CDS encoding PAS domain-containing protein, translating to METMLSHLPKLDEEKLKFVIELKEKYNAGKISLADARKQLKERVKTLKPYEIAYAEQKITPFVEDECIKENIQNMMLLFDGVMDTGRPTELSPDHPIMCYFRENDDMRELLKEVENLAQFPVIKNQWYELYDKLDLWWKLHLPRKQNQLYSLLEKKGFTRPTTTMWVLDDFVRDELKENRKMLDDGNEEKFIASQKSVAADIIDLIQKEETVLYPTSLAMITPEEFEDMKSGDREIGFTFGKLETTNEPKKSVTQENSNISEQGNLAKDLAQLLGKYGFNSKNPQSSEFDVAMGKMTLEQINLVFKHLPVDITYVDENEIVKFYSDTAHRIFPRSKNVIGRDVKNCHPPKSVHIVEEIIEKFRSGEQDFVEFWINKPGLFIYISYSAVKDENGKFRGILEMMQDCTKIRSLEGSQTLLNWESANLTNKTVEEAKSEESDVKIDLDKIDGDTYLKDLIKVYPKLKNDMVKISEKFKLLQTPLLAVMLPSTTLKKASERGEVELDTLIEKIKEIIKTY from the coding sequence ATGGAAACAATGTTAAGTCATTTGCCAAAATTAGATGAAGAAAAACTAAAATTTGTAATTGAATTAAAAGAAAAATATAATGCAGGTAAAATTAGTTTAGCTGATGCAAGAAAGCAGCTTAAAGAAAGAGTTAAGACTTTAAAACCTTATGAGATTGCTTATGCTGAACAAAAAATTACACCCTTTGTTGAAGATGAATGTATAAAAGAAAATATTCAAAATATGATGCTTTTATTTGATGGAGTTATGGATACAGGTAGACCTACTGAATTATCCCCTGATCATCCAATTATGTGTTATTTTAGAGAAAATGATGATATGAGAGAACTATTAAAAGAGGTTGAAAACTTAGCTCAATTTCCTGTTATCAAAAATCAATGGTATGAACTATATGATAAACTTGATTTATGGTGGAAGTTACATTTACCTAGAAAACAAAATCAACTTTATTCTCTTTTAGAAAAGAAAGGTTTTACAAGACCTACTACTACAATGTGGGTACTAGATGACTTTGTTAGAGATGAGCTAAAAGAAAATAGAAAAATGCTTGATGATGGAAATGAAGAAAAATTTATTGCTTCTCAGAAAAGTGTTGCTGCTGATATTATTGATTTGATCCAAAAAGAAGAAACTGTGTTATACCCTACATCTCTTGCAATGATTACTCCTGAAGAATTTGAAGATATGAAATCTGGAGATAGAGAAATAGGATTTACTTTTGGTAAACTTGAAACTACAAATGAACCTAAAAAATCAGTAACTCAAGAAAATTCTAATATCAGTGAACAAGGAAACTTGGCTAAAGATTTAGCTCAATTACTAGGTAAATATGGATTTAATTCTAAAAATCCACAATCTTCTGAGTTTGATGTAGCTATGGGAAAAATGACATTAGAACAAATCAATTTAGTTTTTAAACATCTACCAGTTGATATCACTTATGTTGATGAGAATGAAATTGTTAAATTCTACTCAGATACTGCTCATAGAATTTTCCCTCGTAGTAAAAATGTTATAGGTAGAGATGTTAAGAATTGTCATCCTCCAAAGAGTGTACATATAGTTGAAGAAATTATTGAAAAATTTAGAAGTGGAGAACAAGATTTTGTTGAGTTTTGGATAAATAAACCTGGGCTATTTATTTATATTTCTTATTCTGCTGTTAAAGATGAAAATGGTAAATTTAGAGGTATTTTAGAGATGATGCAAGATTGTACAAAAATTCGTTCACTTGAAGGTTCACAAACTCTTTTAAACTGGGAAAGTGCTAATTTAACTAATAAAACTGTTGAAGAAGCAAAATCAGAAGAAAGTGATGTTAAGATTGATTTAGATAAAATTGATGGAGATACTTATTTAAAAGATTTAATTAAGGTATACCCTAAATTAAAAAATGATATGGTAAAAATATCTGAAAAATTTAAACTTTTACAAACTCCATTGCTAGCAGTTATGCTACCTTCAACTACTCTAAAAAAAGCAAGTGAAAGAGGAGAAGTTGAATTGGATACTTTAATTGAGAAGATTAAAGAAATTATTAAAACTTATTAA
- the rpsR gene encoding 30S ribosomal protein S18 produces the protein MAEFRRRRAKLRVKAEEIDYKNVELLKRFVSDKGKINPSRLTGANAKLQRKIAKAVKRARNIALIPYTRTEK, from the coding sequence ATGGCAGAATTCAGAAGAAGAAGAGCTAAATTAAGAGTTAAAGCTGAAGAAATTGATTATAAAAATGTTGAACTTTTAAAAAGATTTGTATCTGATAAGGGAAAAATCAATCCTTCAAGATTAACTGGAGCCAATGCTAAATTACAAAGAAAAATAGCAAAGGCAGTTAAAAGAGCAAGAAATATAGCTTTAATACCATATACAAGAACAGAAAAATAA
- a CDS encoding M48 family metallopeptidase produces MKKIKNIVLMLFLSLIFISCATAPLTGRRQLKFVSDESVAQSSVAQYNQMIAQLRANHLLANNTAQGKRVAQIGRRVTGAVEQYLRANGMQDKLQYLNWEFNLINTKDINAFALPGGKIAFYSGILPVLQTDGAIAFVMGHEIGHVIGGHHAEGASGQSLAGFLMLGKRAIDGIIGGEVISDDLAQQGLSLGLLKFNRTQEYEADKYGMIFMAMAGYNPEEAIKAEERMMKLEGKQNAEILSSHPSSQNRIEELRRFLPEAMKYYKK; encoded by the coding sequence ATGAAAAAAATAAAGAATATAGTTTTAATGTTATTTTTATCTTTAATTTTTATATCTTGTGCAACTGCACCTTTAACTGGTAGAAGGCAATTAAAATTTGTAAGTGATGAGTCTGTTGCTCAATCATCTGTTGCACAATATAATCAAATGATAGCACAGCTTAGAGCTAATCATCTATTGGCTAATAACACAGCCCAAGGAAAAAGGGTTGCTCAAATTGGAAGAAGAGTTACAGGAGCAGTTGAGCAATATTTAAGAGCAAATGGAATGCAAGATAAATTACAATACTTAAATTGGGAATTTAATTTAATAAATACAAAAGATATTAATGCTTTTGCATTACCAGGAGGAAAAATTGCTTTCTATTCTGGAATACTACCAGTTCTTCAAACAGATGGAGCAATAGCTTTTGTAATGGGACATGAAATAGGTCATGTTATTGGAGGACATCATGCAGAAGGAGCAAGTGGGCAAAGTTTAGCAGGATTTTTGATGCTTGGAAAAAGAGCTATTGATGGAATAATTGGAGGAGAGGTTATAAGTGATGATTTAGCTCAACAAGGATTATCATTAGGACTTTTGAAGTTCAATAGAACACAAGAATATGAAGCGGATAAATATGGAATGATATTTATGGCTATGGCTGGTTATAATCCAGAAGAGGCTATTAAAGCTGAAGAAAGAATGATGAAATTGGAAGGAAAACAAAATGCAGAAATATTATCATCACACCCTTCTAGTCAAAATAGAATAGAAGAATTGAGAAGATTTTTACCAGAGGCTATGAAATATTATAAGAAATAA